A section of the Streptococcus oriscaviae genome encodes:
- a CDS encoding FtsX-like permease family protein yields the protein MTLFDFARNNISRDRRNYIYYFVNCVFSVFVFFLFTVLSFHPAMSIIDRDSTMGLILIVGELISIGFSVCFISYSVGCFLKARSRQFGLITILGASKKQVNKLVFLENMIVGFASIVTGILLGFVFSKFFLDIANKVIGVSDFTFYFPVQAIITTVIVLGIVFLAIAFFTPRLIRKKEVVRLLKTEVTGEKPQKLLPLLIVFLVLFGFMVWLFTSGTQMAKQIQDNSVTALVLVFTIITGTYLMFAYGMCMALALSKKSHARGRLLYSSDKKAKLRANAQTMTISAVLYAISFFSIILLFSMSTNVKTETEKIMPYAISYNAWTENADVAGDVAVIEKELQDLPGYQKAVFNLWYNKANPTRSAMMSASDYNIIMKFLGRETVTVSEDGVFLVAGNAGETVKKIPSDIQSFMDENRFDLSVEGYTEATIMLSGFTTNVCIVNDSVFDALKPQMDSKTITAFVYDNWEMNSHSPEAVENSLKTSIENRDANVITAYSYYRTSQLQNNLTLYIGSMLCFTFILAVASFIYSRLYSELDAECKKYKGIVKIGLSKKELSSALRKVTSLILLVPFLVALIYLWIGIFISERFAIVSNIPVAFWFTVVLLVLQTGIYFGIDASYRKAVFRKVYQDYERS from the coding sequence ATGACCTTATTTGACTTTGCCCGCAACAATATCAGCCGTGACAGAAGAAACTATATTTATTACTTCGTGAACTGCGTGTTTTCTGTATTTGTATTTTTCCTGTTCACGGTGCTGTCGTTTCACCCGGCCATGAGTATCATTGACCGAGACAGCACCATGGGGTTGATCCTTATAGTAGGCGAGCTTATTTCCATTGGATTTTCCGTTTGCTTTATTTCATACTCTGTGGGATGTTTTCTGAAGGCTCGAAGTCGCCAGTTCGGTTTGATCACTATTTTGGGCGCATCAAAAAAGCAGGTTAACAAACTTGTGTTTCTGGAAAACATGATTGTTGGATTTGCATCTATCGTAACGGGGATTTTGCTGGGATTTGTGTTTTCAAAATTCTTTTTGGACATTGCAAATAAAGTTATCGGCGTATCCGACTTTACTTTCTATTTCCCTGTTCAGGCAATCATTACTACTGTTATTGTCTTGGGAATTGTCTTTTTAGCGATTGCTTTTTTTACGCCAAGGCTGATTCGCAAGAAAGAGGTGGTACGTTTATTAAAAACCGAAGTAACCGGTGAAAAGCCACAGAAACTGTTACCCCTTCTTATTGTATTTTTAGTTTTATTTGGTTTTATGGTTTGGCTTTTTACAAGCGGGACACAGATGGCTAAACAGATTCAGGACAACAGTGTGACTGCTTTGGTGTTGGTTTTTACCATTATCACTGGAACTTATTTGATGTTTGCCTATGGAATGTGTATGGCCCTTGCCCTTTCAAAAAAAAGTCATGCAAGAGGACGTTTGCTTTACAGCAGCGATAAAAAAGCAAAACTGAGAGCAAATGCGCAGACAATGACAATTTCCGCTGTATTGTATGCCATTTCATTCTTTTCCATCATCCTCTTGTTTTCCATGTCGACAAATGTGAAAACAGAAACGGAGAAGATCATGCCCTATGCTATAAGTTATAATGCCTGGACAGAAAATGCAGATGTTGCCGGCGACGTGGCTGTGATTGAAAAGGAACTGCAAGACTTGCCCGGTTATCAAAAAGCTGTATTTAACCTTTGGTACAATAAGGCTAACCCAACCCGTTCTGCGATGATGTCTGCAAGTGATTACAACATCATAATGAAGTTTCTCGGTAGAGAAACAGTGACAGTTTCAGAAGACGGCGTTTTTCTCGTTGCTGGAAATGCAGGAGAAACCGTCAAAAAGATTCCGTCAGATATTCAGTCCTTTATGGATGAAAATCGTTTTGATCTGTCTGTAGAAGGATATACAGAAGCAACCATTATGCTGTCCGGTTTCACAACCAATGTTTGCATTGTAAATGATTCAGTTTTTGATGCTTTGAAGCCACAGATGGACAGCAAGACTATCACAGCATTTGTTTATGATAACTGGGAAATGAATAGTCATAGTCCCGAAGCGGTTGAAAACTCATTGAAAACCAGTATTGAAAACAGAGATGCAAATGTGATAACTGCGTACAGCTACTATCGCACCAGCCAGCTGCAGAACAATCTGACGTTATATATCGGCAGTATGCTGTGCTTCACGTTTATTCTTGCAGTTGCAAGCTTTATATACTCCAGACTATATTCGGAGTTGGATGCAGAATGCAAAAAGTACAAAGGAATTGTAAAAATCGGGTTGTCCAAGAAAGAGTTATCTTCTGCATTGCGCAAGGTAACATCCTTGATTTTGTTGGTTCCTTTCCTTGTTGCTCTGATTTACCTTTGGATTGGAATTTTTATTAGCGAACGATTTGCGATTGTTTCAAATATTCCGGTAGCTTTCTGGTTTACAGTTGTGCTGCTTGTATTGCAGACGGGAATTTACTTTGGGATCGATGCTTCCTATCGAAAAGCTGTTTTCCGTAAAGTGTATCAGGATTATGAAAGGAGTTAA
- a CDS encoding YdcF family protein, producing MDYIWGFTAIFIGSFLREKRAFRNSIFLALSLASLFVAVAYATNGTIVNTLLNIVLYTVIPLILLFISFVFIYAGVIAIKRERFSLVHSLSIAFGVGIWGAFVAVAVTISAKNLSTITMSMVVLIAFIAMYVIFTFSALFIYSQLYHLLPKNKNCDFIIVHGAGLLNGERVSPLLAGRLNKGIEVFESSGRKAKIIVSGGQGSDENISEAEAMKNYLLEKGISEHNIIMEDQSTTTLENMMFSKKIMDQMMSQYRVIFVTNDYHVFRTGTYAKQVGLKADGVGCKTAFYYWPNAFIREYIAIILKYKAVPIVLFLLWLAGTVISLLNF from the coding sequence TTGGATTATATTTGGGGCTTTACGGCTATATTTATAGGTTCATTTTTGAGGGAAAAACGTGCTTTCAGAAATTCAATCTTTCTTGCATTGAGCTTAGCATCGCTATTTGTTGCAGTGGCTTATGCTACAAATGGGACAATAGTTAATACTTTACTTAATATAGTTCTGTATACAGTCATCCCGTTGATTTTACTGTTTATTTCCTTTGTCTTTATCTATGCAGGAGTGATTGCAATAAAAAGAGAACGTTTCAGTTTGGTACACAGTTTATCTATTGCGTTTGGAGTTGGAATTTGGGGCGCATTCGTTGCTGTGGCAGTAACGATTTCAGCTAAAAATTTATCGACTATTACGATGTCAATGGTTGTATTGATTGCCTTCATCGCGATGTATGTTATTTTTACTTTTTCAGCACTCTTCATTTACTCACAGCTCTACCACCTTTTGCCGAAAAACAAAAACTGTGATTTTATTATCGTACATGGTGCTGGGCTGCTTAACGGCGAAAGGGTCTCCCCTCTGCTGGCTGGAAGATTGAATAAGGGAATTGAGGTATTTGAGAGTTCCGGGAGAAAAGCAAAAATTATAGTTTCAGGCGGCCAGGGCAGTGATGAAAATATATCTGAAGCCGAAGCCATGAAAAATTATCTTCTGGAAAAAGGAATCTCTGAGCATAACATTATCATGGAAGATCAGTCCACCACAACTCTTGAGAACATGATGTTCTCAAAAAAAATTATGGATCAGATGATGTCCCAGTACCGTGTGATTTTTGTAACAAATGATTATCATGTTTTTCGAACTGGGACATATGCAAAACAGGTTGGATTAAAAGCGGATGGTGTTGGGTGCAAAACAGCTTTTTATTATTGGCCGAATGCGTTTATCAGAGAGTATATCGCAATTATTCTCAAATATAAAGCAGTGCCTATCGTGTTATTTCTTCTTTGGTTGGCGGGTACGGTTATTTCGTTGTTAAATTTTTAG
- a CDS encoding DUF6176 family protein produces the protein MKLHVELSRFRVKEGKSSVVDQWMNFLNEHMEDTLLTLQGEKMYVETIFREVLDGQEYLYWYSVQAEGGIEVENSESYIDKKHLEYWEECIDPSYGMIDLNPQVVMIPKPIYETMEELDRQYDETYKK, from the coding sequence ATGAAATTACATGTCGAACTCTCCCGCTTTCGGGTCAAGGAAGGCAAATCATCCGTCGTTGACCAGTGGATGAATTTCCTAAACGAGCATATGGAAGATACTCTTTTGACTCTCCAAGGGGAGAAGATGTATGTCGAAACCATCTTTCGCGAAGTTCTCGATGGGCAAGAATACCTCTACTGGTACTCCGTCCAAGCTGAGGGCGGTATCGAGGTCGAAAACTCTGAATCCTACATTGACAAGAAACACTTGGAATACTGGGAAGAATGTATTGACCCTAGCTATGGCATGATTGACTTGAACCCTCAAGTCGTCATGATTCCAAAACCAATTTATGAAACCATGGAAGAATTGGACAGACAATACGATGAAACCTACAAAAAATGA
- a CDS encoding phosphodiester glycosidase family protein, with product MKFIRKPFAYASIFGMLLTSGFTYSMLKTFVLSEAISTVSANNTATTTTTSSSSSEIAATAAASATVTENSYSDENIQISIETITTSNTTVYVADVQVSSAEYLKTALAQNTYGTNVTAKTSETAAANNAILAVNGDYYGANSTGYVIKNGVLYRDTVRDNAAYGDLAIYADGAFEVIYENEVTAQELIDKGVVNLLAFGPTLVENGEIVVDTSTEVGRAMSSNPRTAIGIIDENHYIIVVSDGRTDESEGLTLYQLAEVMKQYGATTAYNLDGGGSSTLYFNGQVINNPTTNGNTISERAVSDIVYIGY from the coding sequence ATGAAATTTATTAGAAAACCCTTCGCCTATGCCTCTATTTTCGGAATGCTGCTGACCAGCGGCTTCACCTACTCAATGCTCAAGACCTTTGTTCTGTCAGAAGCCATCAGCACTGTATCTGCTAACAATACAGCAACTACCACAACGACTAGCAGCTCTAGTTCCGAAATAGCTGCCACGGCAGCCGCAAGCGCAACTGTAACAGAAAACAGCTACTCCGATGAAAATATCCAAATCTCCATCGAAACCATCACTACCAGCAATACAACTGTCTATGTGGCAGATGTGCAGGTCAGCTCAGCAGAATATCTGAAAACAGCCTTGGCACAAAACACCTACGGTACCAATGTCACCGCCAAAACATCTGAAACTGCCGCAGCCAACAATGCTATCCTGGCTGTCAACGGGGACTACTATGGAGCTAACTCAACCGGCTATGTGATTAAAAACGGAGTTCTCTACCGCGATACTGTGCGTGACAATGCAGCCTACGGCGACTTGGCCATCTACGCAGATGGAGCCTTTGAAGTCATCTACGAAAATGAAGTGACTGCCCAAGAATTGATTGACAAGGGCGTTGTCAACCTGCTGGCCTTTGGCCCTACTTTGGTTGAAAATGGGGAAATCGTGGTCGATACCAGCACCGAGGTCGGCCGAGCCATGTCTTCCAACCCTCGAACTGCTATCGGTATCATTGACGAAAACCACTACATCATCGTCGTATCAGACGGCCGGACAGATGAAAGCGAAGGCCTGACCCTCTATCAACTAGCCGAGGTCATGAAGCAATACGGGGCAACAACAGCCTACAACCTTGATGGTGGTGGCTCTTCAACCCTCTACTTCAACGGTCAAGTCATTAACAATCCAACAACAAACGGAAACACTATTTCAGAAAGGGCGGTGAGCGATATTGTCTACATCGGTTACTAA
- a CDS encoding sensor histidine kinase, translating into MKNKKLAKHLKCFVLDHLWVILLFLAAPVSIMIVYLTLISGNPVGTWWYYVFLSLFILLCFLLYRLYSTWDFYEILCNENKTLEDFLISEPKGREEQHYRKLVEEQHRLYLNRLARMEDKQKQSKIMIYRWVHQLKMPLSVIRLVSENKKGDSDFRKIAQSAAQIQYDLDQVLNMYKLDAIKNDFHSEKVNLHSMCKDCINELKSSFITKGIFPKLEIADDLVVYSDSKWLRFVLYQLLTNAIKYSDEGKKITVRADRSEECTSLSIQDEGCGIDPRDFNRIFDLFFTGQNGRLRGESSGLGLYMVKQSLDYLGHTIMVQSELGKGSTFTIYFHAKSEI; encoded by the coding sequence ATGAAAAATAAAAAACTTGCAAAACATTTAAAATGTTTTGTTTTGGATCACCTATGGGTAATTCTTCTTTTTTTAGCAGCGCCGGTTTCCATTATGATTGTTTATTTGACTTTAATTAGTGGAAATCCCGTAGGAACATGGTGGTATTATGTATTTTTATCTCTGTTTATTTTATTGTGCTTCTTGCTTTACCGGCTATATTCCACATGGGATTTTTATGAAATCCTTTGTAATGAAAACAAGACCTTGGAGGATTTTCTAATCAGCGAACCCAAAGGCCGCGAGGAACAGCACTATCGGAAGTTAGTTGAGGAACAGCACAGGTTATATTTAAACCGGTTAGCTCGTATGGAGGACAAGCAAAAGCAGAGTAAGATCATGATTTATCGCTGGGTGCATCAATTAAAAATGCCTTTATCCGTGATCCGTCTGGTTTCAGAAAACAAAAAAGGCGATTCGGATTTTCGTAAAATAGCACAATCAGCGGCGCAAATACAATATGATTTGGATCAGGTTTTGAATATGTATAAACTTGATGCAATAAAAAATGATTTTCATTCCGAAAAAGTGAATTTGCACAGTATGTGTAAAGATTGTATCAACGAGTTAAAAAGCTCATTTATTACAAAAGGAATTTTTCCAAAACTTGAGATTGCAGATGATTTGGTGGTGTACAGCGATTCCAAATGGCTTCGTTTCGTGTTGTACCAACTCTTAACCAATGCTATCAAATATAGTGATGAAGGAAAGAAAATTACCGTCCGTGCTGACAGATCAGAAGAATGTACTTCATTGAGTATCCAAGATGAAGGATGTGGCATTGATCCTCGTGACTTCAATCGAATTTTTGATTTGTTTTTTACGGGACAGAATGGACGCCTGCGCGGAGAATCAAGCGGATTGGGCTTGTATATGGTAAAACAAAGCCTGGATTATCTGGGACATACCATAATGGTGCAGTCAGAATTAGGAAAAGGAAGTACATTTACTATTTATTTTCATGCAAAAAGTGAAATATAG
- a CDS encoding ABC transporter ATP-binding protein, translating into MLTTKHLGKVYEGKVPYTALNDINFSIEKGEFVAIMGPSGSGKSTLLNVISTIDHPTSGSVCIDSEDPHEMNDDQLAHFRRNTLGFVFQDFNLVHTLTVGENIMLPLTLEGVPVPEIKKRTAEVAALLGIEPLLSKRTFEISGGQAQRTAVARAVATNPSLLLADEPTGNLDSKATKDVMELFRMLNETKNATILMVTHDSFVASYCKRVLIIKDGQLYQEIVSDGNRRTFQQEIVDAMSLLGGEPHDLI; encoded by the coding sequence ATTTTAACAACAAAACATCTTGGTAAAGTATATGAGGGAAAAGTTCCATATACCGCTTTGAATGATATTAACTTTAGTATTGAAAAAGGAGAATTTGTCGCCATTATGGGACCATCCGGTAGTGGTAAAAGCACTCTTTTAAATGTGATTTCTACCATCGATCACCCTACCAGCGGCAGTGTCTGCATTGATAGTGAAGATCCCCACGAAATGAATGACGACCAACTGGCACATTTTAGACGGAATACCTTGGGCTTTGTATTTCAGGACTTCAATTTGGTGCATACTTTGACAGTGGGCGAAAATATCATGCTGCCGTTGACATTGGAAGGTGTTCCTGTTCCTGAGATTAAAAAGCGCACCGCGGAGGTTGCTGCACTTTTAGGAATTGAGCCTCTCCTTTCCAAACGCACTTTTGAAATATCCGGAGGGCAGGCACAGCGTACCGCAGTTGCCCGTGCCGTTGCAACCAATCCGTCTTTGCTTCTGGCAGACGAACCTACCGGAAATCTCGATTCCAAGGCTACGAAAGATGTTATGGAATTATTCCGGATGCTCAACGAAACGAAAAATGCCACTATCCTGATGGTAACGCACGATTCTTTTGTGGCGAGCTATTGCAAGCGCGTCCTGATTATCAAAGACGGACAGTTATACCAGGAAATTGTCTCCGATGGAAATCGAAGGACTTTTCAACAGGAGATTGTGGATGCTATGAGTCTTTTGGGAGGTGAACCGCATGACCTTATTTGA
- a CDS encoding response regulator transcription factor, producing the protein MDYKIMIIEDDLDIAGLLSDHLQRFGFLVYCCKDSKNVIEEFKLENPHLVLLDINLPVYNGFYWCNKIRSISPCPIIFLSARNTDPDQVHAIMNGGDDYITKPFSFEVVTAKISAVLRRTYGEYSSFNADELQCEDCIFSKSKLTLSCHGHMTELSKTEAGVIRVMFQNYPNIVSREELLNEIWDDESFVEENTLNVTISRIRKRLERIGSTLAVKTVRGVGYRIGDSRHEK; encoded by the coding sequence ATGGATTATAAAATTATGATTATAGAAGATGACCTTGATATTGCCGGACTTCTCTCAGACCATTTACAACGGTTCGGTTTTTTAGTCTATTGCTGTAAAGATTCAAAAAATGTAATTGAGGAATTCAAGCTGGAAAATCCCCATCTGGTTTTGCTGGACATCAATCTTCCTGTCTATAACGGTTTCTATTGGTGTAATAAGATCAGAAGTATCAGTCCTTGTCCGATTATATTTCTTTCTGCCAGAAATACAGACCCCGATCAAGTTCATGCCATTATGAACGGAGGGGATGATTATATTACAAAGCCATTTTCTTTTGAAGTGGTCACAGCAAAAATTTCCGCCGTCCTCCGCCGCACATATGGAGAGTATTCAAGTTTCAACGCAGATGAATTACAATGTGAAGATTGTATTTTTTCAAAAAGCAAATTAACATTGTCTTGTCATGGACATATGACGGAACTATCCAAAACAGAAGCAGGTGTGATCCGGGTGATGTTTCAGAATTATCCGAATATTGTAAGCCGTGAGGAACTGCTGAATGAAATTTGGGATGATGAGAGTTTTGTAGAAGAAAACACCTTGAATGTGACAATCAGCCGGATTCGCAAACGATTAGAGCGCATTGGCTCCACCCTTGCTGTTAAAACCGTCAGAGGCGTTGGTTATCGCATAGGAGATTCACGTCATGAAAAATAA
- the ilvD gene encoding dihydroxy-acid dehydratase produces the protein MTDQQTLKDLRHRSSVYDSMVKSPNRAMLRATGMQDQHFDAPIVGVISTWAENTPCNIHLHDFGKLAKEGVKAAGAWPVQYGTITVADGIAMGTPGMRFSLTSRDIIADSIEAAMGGHNVDAFVAIGGCDKNMPGSMIAIANMDIPAIFAYGGTIAPGNLNGKDIDLVSVFEGIGKWNNGDLTAEEVRQIECNACPGPGGCGGMYTANTMATAIEVMGMSIPGSSSHPAESPEKKADIEEAGRAVVRMLELGIKPSDIMTREAFEDAITVTMALGGSTNATLHLLAIAHAANVDLTLEDFNDFQERVPHLADLKPSGKYVFQDLYNVGGVPAVMKYLLKNGFLHGDRITCTGKTVAENLENFADLTPGQDVIMPLENPKRADGPLIILKGNLAPEGAVAKVSGVKVRNHTGPAKVFDSEEEAIEAVLTDEIVDGDVVVVRYVGPKGGPGMPEMLSLSSMIVGKGQGDKVALLTDGRFSGGTYGLVVGHIAPEAQDGGPIAYLRTGDLVTVDQDTKEITMHVSDQEIEDRKKTTVIPPLYSRGVLGKYAHTVSSASKGAVTDFWRPERTGKK, from the coding sequence ATGACAGACCAGCAAACTCTGAAAGACCTCCGCCATCGTAGCTCGGTCTACGATTCGATGGTTAAATCCCCTAACCGTGCCATGCTTCGTGCGACTGGCATGCAGGATCAACATTTTGACGCTCCTATTGTCGGAGTCATCTCGACCTGGGCAGAAAACACTCCTTGTAATATCCACCTCCATGATTTTGGTAAATTAGCAAAAGAAGGTGTCAAGGCAGCCGGAGCCTGGCCAGTCCAATACGGAACCATTACTGTGGCCGACGGTATCGCCATGGGAACCCCCGGCATGCGCTTCTCGCTGACATCGCGCGACATCATCGCAGACTCTATCGAAGCGGCTATGGGTGGACACAATGTGGATGCCTTTGTGGCTATCGGAGGCTGTGACAAGAACATGCCAGGTTCCATGATTGCCATTGCCAACATGGACATTCCTGCTATCTTTGCCTATGGCGGTACCATTGCTCCAGGCAATCTGAATGGTAAAGATATTGACCTCGTTTCAGTCTTTGAAGGTATTGGTAAGTGGAACAACGGCGATTTGACGGCTGAAGAAGTCCGTCAAATTGAGTGCAATGCCTGCCCTGGTCCTGGCGGCTGTGGCGGTATGTACACGGCTAATACCATGGCGACAGCCATTGAGGTCATGGGTATGTCCATTCCAGGCTCTTCGTCCCACCCTGCCGAATCTCCTGAGAAAAAAGCAGATATTGAAGAAGCTGGCCGTGCTGTTGTGCGGATGTTGGAGCTGGGTATCAAACCATCCGACATCATGACCCGTGAAGCCTTTGAGGACGCCATTACGGTCACCATGGCACTCGGTGGCTCCACAAACGCTACTCTTCACCTTCTAGCCATTGCTCACGCTGCAAACGTTGACTTGACCTTGGAAGATTTCAATGATTTCCAAGAACGCGTGCCTCACTTGGCAGACCTGAAACCATCAGGAAAATACGTTTTCCAAGACCTCTACAATGTCGGCGGCGTCCCAGCTGTCATGAAATACTTGCTCAAAAACGGCTTCCTCCATGGTGACCGCATCACCTGTACCGGTAAAACCGTTGCTGAAAACTTGGAAAACTTTGCTGATTTGACACCTGGACAAGATGTCATCATGCCGCTTGAAAATCCAAAACGTGCGGATGGACCTCTGATTATCTTGAAAGGTAACCTAGCTCCTGAAGGAGCTGTTGCCAAGGTTTCAGGTGTGAAAGTCCGCAACCATACTGGACCAGCCAAGGTCTTTGATTCGGAAGAAGAAGCAATTGAAGCTGTCTTGACAGACGAAATCGTAGACGGTGATGTAGTCGTTGTCCGCTATGTTGGGCCAAAAGGTGGGCCTGGTATGCCGGAAATGCTGTCGCTCTCATCTATGATTGTCGGAAAAGGCCAAGGCGACAAGGTGGCCCTTCTGACAGACGGTCGCTTCTCTGGCGGAACCTATGGTCTGGTAGTCGGCCACATCGCCCCTGAAGCTCAGGACGGCGGCCCGATCGCCTACCTCCGCACTGGCGATTTGGTGACGGTTGACCAAGATACTAAGGAAATCACCATGCACGTTTCCGACCAAGAAATCGAAGACCGCAAGAAAACGACGGTCATTCCACCACTCTACTCTCGTGGTGTCCTTGGCAAATACGCTCACACCGTATCCTCCGCCTCTAAAGGAGCTGTCACAGACTTCTGGCGACCAGAACGTACTGGTAAAAAATAG
- a CDS encoding metal-sulfur cluster assembly factor, giving the protein MREDIKVNERAQALASQLVEVLESIYDPEIELDIYNLGLVYEIDLDDKGFCKVVMTFTDSGCSCADTLPGDLIDALKTIDGINNAGVEIVWSPAWKMTRISRLGRIALGISPK; this is encoded by the coding sequence ATGAGAGAGGATATAAAGGTCAATGAGCGGGCGCAAGCCTTGGCAAGTCAGTTGGTAGAAGTGCTTGAGTCAATCTATGACCCTGAGATTGAACTGGACATTTACAATCTCGGTCTGGTTTATGAGATTGACTTGGATGACAAAGGTTTTTGCAAGGTCGTCATGACCTTTACCGATTCGGGTTGTAGCTGTGCCGATACCTTGCCCGGAGATTTGATTGATGCACTGAAAACTATCGATGGAATCAATAATGCAGGAGTGGAAATAGTCTGGTCTCCCGCCTGGAAAATGACCCGAATTAGCCGACTGGGGCGCATCGCTCTGGGGATTAGTCCAAAATAA
- a CDS encoding PrsW family glutamic-type intramembrane protease, protein MKQKLYYVVFFIGLILLHIGWDYEFHTFLDETFSAKELQAIASGVLLLFLYIIPLMAALLYLQRAWRKPPYVLFWAIFCGVFLAGWSSANLNDWLAGLLQQTLPDQATFEAWEGALTAPFIEETLKAGAVLFALYTLKNSQLSTSFLVGAGAGLGFQVAEDISFIQHFVLKEPDHLMAGTFSRIYGSLTSHWMMTALVTTGIILLVFHRKHRKLGCLLIGASVLFHFFWNSPFSSIELPFSIHVVLLASLYALLFVYTFKLIHSQRPI, encoded by the coding sequence ATGAAACAGAAATTGTATTATGTAGTCTTTTTTATCGGTCTGATCCTCCTTCACATTGGCTGGGATTATGAATTTCACACCTTTTTAGATGAAACATTCTCTGCGAAAGAACTTCAGGCAATTGCAAGCGGAGTACTGCTCCTCTTTTTGTATATCATCCCTTTGATGGCCGCATTGCTTTACTTGCAAAGAGCCTGGAGAAAGCCTCCCTATGTCCTTTTCTGGGCCATTTTCTGCGGTGTTTTTTTGGCGGGTTGGTCGTCTGCAAATTTGAACGACTGGCTGGCTGGACTGTTGCAACAGACTCTCCCAGATCAGGCTACGTTTGAGGCCTGGGAAGGGGCTTTGACAGCGCCTTTTATCGAAGAAACTCTGAAGGCAGGAGCGGTTCTTTTTGCCCTCTATACGCTAAAAAATAGCCAACTATCTACCAGCTTTCTGGTTGGAGCCGGAGCTGGACTGGGTTTTCAGGTGGCCGAGGACATTTCCTTTATTCAGCACTTTGTCTTGAAAGAGCCGGATCACCTAATGGCTGGTACTTTTTCTCGAATTTATGGCTCTCTCACCTCTCATTGGATGATGACAGCCTTGGTCACAACCGGTATTATCCTGTTGGTCTTTCACAGAAAACACCGCAAGCTGGGATGCTTGTTAATCGGCGCTTCCGTTTTGTTCCATTTTTTCTGGAATTCTCCTTTCAGTAGCATAGAACTGCCTTTTTCTATACATGTTGTCCTCCTAGCCAGCCTGTATGCCTTGCTGTTTGTTTATACCTTCAAGCTCATTCACTCACAAAGACCAATTTAG
- a CDS encoding pyridoxamine 5'-phosphate oxidase family protein, whose protein sequence is MEVKCIMDILEEMKVGVFATVDADGMPHARHAHITAANEEGIFFMTSPQTHFYRQLQENAHIALTAMSEEKYLIQVIRIEGRVRPVENEDLRKIFADNPYYQHVYKDEENADSMQVFQIYEGQGFYHSLTQSHKYVFPIGGGEGSVTRTIV, encoded by the coding sequence ATGGAAGTCAAGTGCATTATGGACATTCTGGAGGAGATGAAGGTGGGAGTTTTTGCGACGGTGGACGCAGATGGGATGCCCCATGCTCGTCACGCCCACATTACTGCCGCCAATGAAGAAGGGATCTTTTTCATGACTAGTCCACAAACGCATTTTTACCGTCAGCTGCAGGAAAATGCTCATATCGCCCTGACAGCCATGTCAGAGGAAAAATACCTGATTCAGGTCATTCGGATTGAAGGCCGGGTTCGGCCGGTTGAAAATGAGGATTTGCGCAAGATTTTTGCGGACAATCCCTATTATCAGCATGTTTACAAGGATGAGGAAAATGCGGATTCCATGCAGGTCTTTCAAATCTACGAAGGTCAAGGTTTTTACCACAGCTTGACCCAGAGCCATAAATACGTCTTTCCAATCGGAGGCGGTGAAGGCTCTGTGACTCGGACGATTGTATAA
- a CDS encoding helix-turn-helix domain-containing protein: protein MFEYMTVQDAAKLWGLSDRRVQKLCKENRIKGVVHLNRIWLIPKQTQKPLDQRYKCNWHSEE from the coding sequence ATGTTCGAGTATATGACTGTACAAGACGCAGCAAAACTATGGGGCTTGTCAGATCGACGAGTGCAGAAACTTTGTAAAGAAAACCGTATCAAAGGTGTAGTGCATTTAAATCGTATTTGGCTAATACCCAAACAAACACAGAAGCCCCTTGATCAGCGATATAAATGTAATTGGCATTCGGAGGAATAG